Genomic window (Musa acuminata AAA Group cultivar baxijiao chromosome BXJ1-9, Cavendish_Baxijiao_AAA, whole genome shotgun sequence):
TTCTCTCCTTCGTCAAAACTTCCATCCAAGAGGTGGTATCGGATCAACGGATCGTCGAGCCCGAACCCCCATATGGATCAATGTATGAAAAGAATagttaaaatatttcatatgatgaGTACAATGTTATGAGAATGTGATATTTAAAAAGTTGAGTTCATACAAGCAACAACACTTAGAAGGAGGCTTATCATGTTGTTGTATAATTTCAAGTTCTTAAAAAGATATATACTTATCATGTTGTTGTATCATTTGTTGTTGGAATATATTATTTGAGAGTTTCGTAGGTGTCTGCCTCATGGACATTTGGATACATGTTCAACAAGATTCGTGGGTGCGGATGTCAGTGTCCTTGATGGAGGCTCACTTATAATTGAAATTATAATGACACTTTGGGTTGTATAGAAGATAGTGCATCATGAAAGTGAAAAATATGTAAAAACTAGAGTACATTTTGATGTTTCAGTCAGATGCCcttctttttttcaaaaaagAAATATCCATTAACAACTCATATATGGACTCAAACTCAAGACCTATCAATTATGCAACAAGTGGATGTCTCAACAGTAATGCCCTTCGAGGGTAATTTCTGATCTATACTAAGATATTAGTGTTAGTAACTGATTTATTTTTGCAAGATCGCTAGGTTTCTTGCATTAATTAATGACAAGGAAAGTCATACACGGAAAGGTTCCTCCAGAAAAGGATCTTAATTAAGCTGTCTTGTCATCTGGAAAAATCAATGTTTATATTTTTATGTGGAATATTTTTTTCATTGTTAACATTTCGTTTATTCTTTTTATATCATCAGGTAAGACCATTAAAGTGTGCAAGAATCTTCCTAATGTGGTTATGAGTTATGACCTCTATAATAACATTACTGTCAGTTTTTCTATAGCATTATTGTCTTGATTTGATTTAGCAGGGCTGCTCTGCTGCTTTGCAATCACAGTTTTGATGAAGGATTTTAGGAAGCAAGCAATGATTTCACATGGATACTCTACTGATTTTTCCCATTGTGATTTGTGAAGACCTCATATTTAGAGCATTTTTATTTTCAACATTAATGAGACTATCAAAAAATAATGTTTTCTTGATTCTTTTTGAAATTAGATAACttgtttattttttaattgtaGCAACTTATATCCCTGAAATGTAATGCGGAAAGGAAATCAAAATTCCTTATGGAGTTATTGTTGGAGAAAATCCAATCAAGCTATGATTTGTTTGGTTTTAAAAAAGGAATAATACTGCAGGTGCGTTAAAAATTGGGAGAAATAGATAATAGGAATATGATTCCTTAGAAaaaaggaggtggaggaggaagatgTAAAGAAGAGAAAGATATAGCCGAAAGAGGAATCAGGAAGAAAAGATTAGCAGGCCAGAGGCCTAGAAATTCTCAAACacatgaaaatttattttaaatttcatttttttccTCCAAAATAACTGTTCATGCTATTCCTTACAGCTCATCTTAGAGTCTACTTCAACTAATACTCTTAAGAAATTCTCATCCAAAGAACTATTCATTTATCGTGTTAGAACAGTTTGATTCCatcttaaaattatatttaaggGCTTAGTCATAGAAATTTAGATTGATATAAGGAGCTAGAACTTGCCTCAAACTACTAACTGAAGTATTCTAGAGCAAGCTCGAAGACTCTTTACTGAAATAGCTCTATAATACATTAAATTAAGAAACTTTTATTTTGGCAAAATTGCTTAAACTTAACTGTGCGCAACTATCTTGCAGTAGTTCGCTCGATCAATCCCCAAGCACATCTTGAGATCTGCTAGTAGATGAAAAAAGGGTTTTAAATAATCAATTGTAGCTTTAAGATCTTTCAGTGGGGAGTTAGGTAGGAATTTTCCAAGATGGCTTAAATGTCGATTGACTTATTCAAATGATGGCTTCTGGTAATAAAATGTGACTTGAGTTGTAGATCGTGACAATGATTTGCAACATGTAAGGCAATGAAGAGGGATCTGAGAACACCTTTTTGGATGGCTTGAGGATAGTATGTACACATAGTTCAATTTAAGAAACTTGATCAACCAGACTGATGGGGAACATCTACATATGTATCAGATTCCTTCATTGTGACACCCCAAATaatcccacattggaagtgggagAATGATTATGATGATAACATATAAGGCTAGCGAACCTATTATTGATAATTTGGGCTTAAGCATTGCTGACTATTATCTTTATTTTGGTCAACATTTTTACGCTGATCAAGTTATCGTGTTAGTTTCCCATCGGATGGGTCATGACAATTGGTATTGGAGATAACACAGTATTATGGCGAGAAGGCCTAACTATGAACGAAATACCTACAAATTGGTCTAGGGGCTAGGTATTATTCTGAGCTTTGCATTGAGCTTTGTACCTTGTTGAGAATGTCAAAGCATTTTAAATGGAGATCATGACACGCAAAGTAGTTTCAGATTAGAAGTGGGTGGATGATTTAATCAATAATACATAGGACTAGATGGATCGACTGTCATTACCTTGACCGGTGGTTATCTTCCTTATCAAACTATTGGGTCAAATTTTCCATTGGGTTGGATAGTGACATCTATGGTAACAACTCAATTTATATATCTGTATCATTGCCGTCTTCCTCAACACTGCTCTTCTCTTATTTAGACTCTGTTAGCAAAAAAATCTTCATCTGCTAATGTTGATTAATTTTCATAAtctaatttttctttcatgaGGATTTCATGTTCTTGATCTCTGCAAAGACTTTTGTCATCTTGACCATACTTCCGTCCAATATTTTCTTCAGTCCTTTTACTGACTTTTTAAGAATGCTTAATGTGAAATGTTCTTGGAAGTCTTTAATCAATGGTAGCATCTGTAACCATCTTACAGATTTAGCTTTACTAGAAACTCAAATAGTGCTGCTGTGGTGAAATTCTGGTGGAGGATGGATTTGGTGAAAGAAATAAGAGAAACGGGGCAAGAAAGATACATGAATGTTGTTTTCTTCACGTTATCATTGTTCATTGATTTTTTTAAGGCATACATCTTTCTCACTGGATTGGGAATCTTGAAATTCTCTTATGTTGCTTAAAAAATGTGTAAGTGCTTGTGTTATTTTGTTATTAACAATGGTGAAAAAATACAATATTTTGTTTTACTCTGTTGCTGCTGTCAACCTACATGATCATTTTTATGTATACGAATAATTACACATTCTATGAACTCAGTTTATATGAATTCGTGTTATCTCATAAATTACACAGTGCGACAAATAAAGATTGCATAACTGTCAGTGTAATAAATTGATGTTATCACAGCTAACCATTAAGCACTGCAAGCCTATGTTCTTGATATATATACTGCAGTTATAACAAGCTAAAAGTTaatttttgttgatgaaactTCTGATCCCTCTTTAAAATCCACAAAAATTCTATGGGAAATTTAGAATCACTTCTTTTTTTATATGATTCAATTTAAATACTTGCTATTAAATTGTCAAATAATGCAGGGACAACCATGGACACCATGAACATGAATCTTATTATGGAGAGCGTGACACTGAAAGTTTAGTAGCGGTACGCTTATTGCTTTTGTTGAATTAATCAATTGTTGATGATATTAGTTCAAATTAATTTCTTATGTGTTTACAAAATTAAGGATTGTCCTTTGATCTCATTCTTTGAACTAATTCTAGATGAACTGATTGTGGGAGTTGGCAATTTCAGGCAATGGAAACTCTGGTTGCTCCTGTTCCAAGAGAGTCTCATAAGCTGGCATTGGAAGATAAATCTAATAAATCTGTTGATACAGCAAAGCGTCCCGCACCATTGACCAGTGGATGTAGAATAGAAGGTTTTGTACGTGTTAAGAAGGTAAACAACCTTCTTTCTTTACTCATATGGGACAGTGTACAGTTGAAATATTATTCTTCACATCTTTGCTTTAAAAATAGATAATTTTTAAGCAGTGTTGGTCCCAATTTTATTTTCAGTTAATCTGGGTTACTTCCGAAGGATTTCTGCGTGTGTTTCATACGTAGaagaaaatcatgatcatgatgaaATTGAGCTTTTTGaccatttttatttgtgcatatatGTTATCTTTTTTGTGGtgcaaatatataaaagaacttggtttttgaatatattttaatattttagttttcaTGTTTGGTGTGTTTTCTTTTATCTGATAAAAATAAGGTTGTGACATTCTTTGACTTTGCTAATTATTCAGGTTCCTGGTAATCTTGTTATCTCAGCTCACTCTGGAGCACACTCATTCGATCCATCTCAGATAAATGTCTCGCATGTTGTTTCACAATTTTCGTTTGGTAAAAAGCTCTCGTTGAGGATGTTGTCTGAATTGAAGAGACTGACGCCATATCTTGGTGGAAGTCATGATCGATTGATGGGCCACTCATATATTACTAATCGTGATCATGTTAACGCAAATGTTACTGTAAGTTTCAATACCTCTTCTGTTGCGTATATACTCTCCAATCTCCATCATCCTCATTTCTAGACAGCTTATTTGGCATTTAGTGGATGCAAATCCAAATTGTGATGTATTAATTGAGAAGTGATATTATCTGTAAATGCATGTTTTCACTAATGTTACCCATAATAGTTAAACATTGTTGACCCCTAATGGAAGCCGCTTAGTGTACTTTAGTAATTAAGAAATTCAATGGAGAAAGGAGACAGGCTATAAATGTGCCATTTTAAGTCATCTTGAATCCTCCTTACAAAGAACTAACCGTTCTGTTTAACATATGACATATTATAATAGTTGGACCCTTAGGGCTTGTCCAAAATGGAAATGAAAagaagagatgatgatgatgatgatgttaataataataataagaaagtgTGCTGGTAGCTTTTGATGCAACTTTCACTTGTTAAAATTAAAGCAAATAGATCTTTATAGTTTACCTAGGGATGCTGGATAGCTTTTTGACTACTAGAGAAAATCTATTTATGCCTTTCATATAAATTTGCAGATTGAGCATTATCTTCAAGTGGTAAAGTCTGAGGTAGTGTCAAGAAGGTCTTCTCAGGAACTCAAATTACTTGAGGAGTACGAGTACACGGCCCACAGTAGTTTGGTGGACAGTCTACACATTCCTGTTGCTAAATTTCATTATGAACCATCTCCTATGCAGGTTGGCATCTGTTACTTGAATCAATTTGAGCAAAACTTAGATTTGGCTGCTTGACATACCGATATAAATTCCAGGTATTGGTAACTGAAGTTCCAAAACCCTTATCCCACTTTGTCACCAATATTTGTGCCATCATTGGAGGCGTTTTCACGGTATGCTTCCCAGTCTGCTTCGCTGATGCTTTTGCCTTCTATTGATCAGAACAAGACTTCTGTGAACTGTTGTGTGTTTCAGGTTGCTGGGATATTGGATTCCATCCTACACAACACCTTGCGACTTGTGAAGAAAGTTGAATTAGGCAAACATTTTTGATGGGGAATGGTGAAATTTTGGTGATTCAAAGTACTCAAAATTTTGCTGATATACACATTCCTTGATGAAGCAATAGTCAGCCTAGTCTTCCCTCATAATTTTGCTTGTACCGAAGAGATATCTCCCTGACTATATGGTGTAAACAAACAGACTGCTAGATGTGCATAGCTGCAATCTCCCTGACCTTGTTGAACAGTCCATCTTTTTTGGGTGAAGAAACATCCTTCAATTGTGACTGCAGATTGGAAATGCAAGAAAGCACAGGCTAAACAGGATGAGATTCTTCTTGAGTAAGTTATTAAGATTCCTATTCCATGTGCATAATCCAATATATAAGAGATGTCATCAGACTCAAACTTTTCGACAGGGTGCAACCAAGGTCAACAAATCCAACCCGACACCCAATGAAATAATGATTACAGGGAGCCCATTACATCCGAACTGTATACAGGAaacaaaacaaaaagagaaatctactgtacATATACTACGGTCGGCGATCAAGTGCTGACTCTGGAATTGCAGGTCGCGCTCGCGTAGCGAGAAAGAAGGGCCACGGTTATATCACACGACGTGAAAACGGATGCATTGAGTTTGAAGACCCCCAGAATGGTCACCTTCCCCCGAACGCTCGTGGACGACTCAAGAGGCAGAATTCCCGAGGCGATGTCTTGCACGAAGTTGGGGTTGGCTGTGATCGTCGACACCTCGAGTTCGACGTACACGCTGAGCGTCTCCGTCGAGCGCGCGCCGACTTCCCCTTCCATCACCGGCGCCTGTCCGACCAAGACACCGCGGTAGAAGATCAAGGTCGTCCCGCTCTCGAACTCGAAGCCGGCGTAGTTGGGATTCTCGATGGTGACGGCCACAACCAGCGTAATGTTCAGCATGAAGTTGGGGAAGGGCTGGAACTCGATCTGCCGGAGGCCGACCACCGTGCCGCGCACTTCCGGTTGCTTCGGCTTGAAGACCGTTAAGTATAGGATGATGAGGGTCACGAGCAGCAGAAGAATGAGGAAGCAGCAAACCTGAGACCCTCTGCGAGATCTGGTTTTGGTCGTCAGCATGGTGGAAGAACACCTGTAGCCGTTTGCAGCAGTGAAGAGAATGGATGGGAGAGACCGTCTTAGGAAGATAAGGCTTCGGTGGTTCGAAGTTCGTGAATCGTTATCGGTGCAAACAACGGTTGTTGgggtgtcaaaaggagaataattgTGGTGCACAGTACAGGACCGACGCTAAAGGTTGCTTCTGCTGTGCGATAAAGAGCACCATAGAACTTGTTGGGGGCGGGGTCTGCAGACGTTCGCGTGACAGACGCtaagaagaaaggaaaagaagattGTACATTGTACGAGGATGAATGAGATGGGGTTTGCATTGGCGGTCTTCACAATTGGGAATTAGCAACTTGCAGAACCGTGTGTGATCTGCGGGGGAGATTACGGGGAGTTGAAGCATGATGGTTAATACGAGAACAAAGCAGAACAATCCTGATCAAAGAATAATATCATGATCGATTGCATAGTATATATCAGATCATATATATCAGTCAGTGAAAATGGGCCAAGACGTGTCCAAGAACGGCCCAAATGGTTGTAAAAACTATGGGTTGGGTTCGGCTGTGGTATGGCCTCCTCCCTCCATTACGATGCCCTTGTGGACACGTGGAGGGCCACCGTGAAGCTTTGTTTTCTTTAGTGGGACAGAACCGAATTAGAGAATAAGATATGGATGTCGGCTGCCCAGTAACAAGTCGGCACCTTGACGAACCCAAAGCCACCAATTACCACTGCTCTGGTCAACCATATAAGGAGTCGTCATTCGTTCCTATCTTGGAAGCCTCCCTTTTTGTCTCTTTCTCGCATCCTTTTCTCCTCGAGCACGCATACCCCACTGAAACAAAGTTGGGCACACTCTCATGGTTGCGGTCGCCTTTAGTTCAACTTGCAAGGTGAGCAGTTCCCTATTCTGTTAGCGGCT
Coding sequences:
- the LOC103997672 gene encoding protein disulfide isomerase-like 5-4 yields the protein MISATKLKSVDFYRKIPRDLTEASLSGAGLSIVAAFSMMFLFGMELNNYLTVSTTTSVIVDRSSDGEFLRIDFNISFPALSCEFASVDVSDVLGTNRLNITKTVRKFSIDPNLIPTGSEFHSGPIPKVNKHGDDFQEEYSDGSDSLTAESFEKYAHQYSILVVNFFAPWCYWSNRLKPSWERAAKIIKERHDPEMDGRILLGKVDCTQEAELCRRHHIQGYPSIRIFRKGSDVKDNHGHHEHESYYGERDTESLVAAMETLVAPVPRESHKLALEDKSNKSVDTAKRPAPLTSGCRIEGFVRVKKVPGNLVISAHSGAHSFDPSQINVSHVVSQFSFGKKLSLRMLSELKRLTPYLGGSHDRLMGHSYITNRDHVNANVTIEHYLQVVKSEVVSRRSSQELKLLEEYEYTAHSSLVDSLHIPVAKFHYEPSPMQVLVTEVPKPLSHFVTNICAIIGGVFTVAGILDSILHNTLRLVKKVELGKHF
- the LOC103997671 gene encoding uncharacterized protein LOC103997671, whose amino-acid sequence is MLTTKTRSRRGSQVCCFLILLLLVTLIILYLTVFKPKQPEVRGTVVGLRQIEFQPFPNFMLNITLVVAVTIENPNYAGFEFESGTTLIFYRGVLVGQAPVMEGEVGARSTETLSVYVELEVSTITANPNFVQDIASGILPLESSTSVRGKVTILGVFKLNASVFTSCDITVALLSRYASATCNSRSQLKDVSSPKKDGLFNKVREIAAMHI